From a region of the Anaeromyxobacter sp. genome:
- a CDS encoding serine/threonine protein kinase, which yields MRAFGRYQLLEPIASGGMAEVWRARVAGPAGVEKEVALKLVRGEHGARSDFARMFLEEARLAARLTHANVVQVFELVEQDGRHAIAMELVRGRDLGRVVERCREVGARLGLPRALHLGVEVARALDYAHRLTEGGRPLGLVHRDVSPPNVLVSFEGEVKLADFGIARAMSQAGLTDPGTVKGKLAYMAPEQARGEPVDARADVFSLGVVVWELCAGRRLFARESDAATLAAVQGDAPVSPPSAWNEQVSGALDAAVLAALRRDPAERTATAGELGAALAAVLLGLVRTPEDVDLRAFMRRLWPDGEAGSGAPTAATAVRPVARSAGAGQREPAGPDAATRTVELPPPGAPPPAAAGSAAGRPGAGRLAARGAAVALAAVLAGLALRAGLAGDGPPATAAPAGAPAPGAGGLAAPGRGAAGPLEIDPDLDAEGQRRGVGRLVIAPIPLATVWVDGALRGDTPIDLELPAGHHLLQAANDDLGRDQLEVTVEAGRVHRWRPRLQR from the coding sequence GTGCGCGCGTTCGGCAGGTACCAGCTCCTCGAGCCCATCGCCTCAGGCGGCATGGCGGAGGTCTGGCGGGCGCGCGTGGCCGGGCCGGCCGGGGTGGAGAAGGAGGTGGCCCTCAAGCTGGTGCGCGGCGAGCACGGCGCGCGCAGCGACTTCGCCCGCATGTTCCTGGAGGAGGCACGCCTGGCGGCCCGCCTCACCCACGCCAACGTGGTGCAGGTCTTCGAGCTGGTGGAGCAGGACGGGCGCCACGCCATCGCCATGGAGCTGGTGCGTGGCCGGGACCTGGGCCGGGTGGTGGAGCGCTGCCGCGAGGTGGGCGCCCGGCTCGGGCTGCCGCGGGCGCTCCACCTGGGGGTCGAGGTGGCCAGGGCGCTCGACTACGCCCACCGGCTCACCGAGGGTGGCCGGCCGCTCGGCCTGGTGCACCGCGACGTCTCGCCGCCCAACGTGCTGGTCTCCTTCGAGGGCGAGGTGAAGCTGGCCGACTTCGGCATCGCCCGGGCCATGAGCCAGGCCGGGCTGACCGACCCGGGCACGGTGAAGGGCAAGCTGGCCTACATGGCGCCCGAGCAGGCGCGCGGCGAGCCGGTGGACGCCCGCGCCGACGTCTTCTCGCTGGGGGTGGTGGTGTGGGAGCTCTGCGCCGGCCGCCGGCTCTTCGCCCGGGAGAGCGACGCGGCCACGCTGGCGGCGGTCCAGGGAGACGCGCCGGTCTCCCCGCCCTCGGCCTGGAACGAGCAGGTCTCCGGCGCGCTGGACGCGGCGGTGCTGGCCGCGCTGCGCCGCGACCCGGCCGAGCGGACCGCCACGGCGGGCGAGCTCGGGGCGGCCCTGGCCGCGGTGCTGCTGGGGCTGGTGCGCACGCCGGAGGACGTCGACCTGCGGGCCTTCATGCGCCGGCTCTGGCCGGACGGCGAGGCGGGGTCCGGCGCGCCGACGGCGGCCACGGCGGTGCGGCCCGTGGCGCGATCCGCCGGCGCGGGCCAGCGCGAACCGGCCGGCCCCGACGCCGCCACCCGGACCGTGGAGCTCCCGCCGCCCGGGGCGCCTCCTCCGGCCGCGGCCGGGTCGGCCGCCGGACGGCCTGGCGCCGGGCGTCTGGCCGCCCGCGGCGCCGCCGTGGCGCTGGCGGCCGTGCTGGCGGGGCTGGCGCTGCGCGCCGGCCTGGCGGGTGACGGGCCGCCGGCCACCGCCGCGCCGGCTGGAGCCCCCGCGCCGGGCGCCGGCGGCCTGGCGGCGCCCGGCCGCGGCGCGGCGGGGCCGCTGGAGATCGATCCGGACCTCGACGCCGAGGGCCAGCGGCGGGGCGTCGGCCGCCTGGTCATCGCCCCCATCCCGCTGGCCACCGTCTGGGTGGACGGCGCGCTGCGCGGGGACACGCCCATCGACCTCGAGCTCCCGGCCGGCCACCACCTGCTGCAGGCCGCCAACGACGATCTCGGCCGAGACCAGCTCGAGGTGACGGTCGAGGCCGGCCGCGTGCACCGGTGGCGCCCCAGGCTGCAGCGCTGA
- the purD gene encoding phosphoribosylamine--glycine ligase, giving the protein MRVLVVGSGGREHALAWKIAQSPLVTALFAAPGNPGIGTLATLVPVRSDDVEGLTAFARRERMDLVVVGPEAPLVAGLVDRLAAAGILAFGPTAAAAEIEGSKAFAKDVMRAAGIPTADFATFTAPEPALAWAKARDGQVVVKADGLAAGKGVVVCASLEEVARALQEILVDRVHGAAGATVLLEEKLSGPEASCICLTDGRRVRMLPAAQDHKRIFDGDRGPNTGGMGAFCPTPKVTADQLADVQRTVMVPALRELAGRGRTFRGALYAGLMLTPKGPKVLEFNARLGDPETQPILMRVKSDLVPLLVAAARGDLADVPLELDPRAAVGVVLAAEGYPGRVTTGDDISGAEATFAPDIQVFQGATTRDAEGRLCTAGGRVLTVCGLGAGLDDAARRAYGAVAQLRFRGMQFRKDIGVTT; this is encoded by the coding sequence ATGCGCGTCCTCGTCGTCGGCTCGGGCGGTCGTGAGCACGCCCTCGCCTGGAAGATCGCCCAGTCCCCGCTCGTCACCGCCTTGTTCGCGGCGCCGGGCAACCCCGGCATCGGCACGCTGGCCACGCTGGTCCCCGTCAGGTCCGACGACGTGGAGGGGCTGACCGCCTTCGCCCGTCGGGAGCGGATGGATCTGGTGGTGGTGGGGCCGGAGGCGCCGCTGGTGGCCGGCCTGGTGGACAGGCTGGCGGCCGCCGGGATCCTGGCCTTCGGGCCCACCGCCGCCGCCGCCGAGATCGAGGGCTCCAAGGCCTTCGCCAAGGACGTGATGCGGGCCGCCGGCATCCCCACCGCCGACTTCGCCACCTTCACGGCGCCGGAGCCGGCGCTGGCCTGGGCCAAGGCGCGCGACGGCCAGGTGGTGGTCAAGGCCGACGGCCTGGCCGCCGGCAAGGGCGTGGTGGTCTGCGCCTCGCTGGAGGAGGTGGCCAGGGCGCTGCAGGAGATCCTGGTGGACCGGGTGCACGGCGCGGCCGGCGCCACCGTGCTGCTGGAGGAGAAGCTGAGCGGACCGGAGGCCAGCTGCATCTGCCTCACCGACGGGCGCCGGGTGCGCATGCTGCCGGCGGCGCAGGACCACAAGCGGATCTTCGACGGCGACCGCGGCCCCAACACCGGCGGCATGGGCGCCTTCTGCCCCACGCCCAAGGTGACGGCCGACCAGCTGGCCGACGTGCAGCGCACGGTGATGGTGCCGGCCCTGCGCGAGCTGGCGGGGCGGGGCCGCACCTTCCGCGGGGCGCTCTACGCCGGGTTGATGCTCACGCCCAAGGGGCCCAAGGTGCTGGAGTTCAACGCCCGGCTGGGCGACCCCGAGACGCAGCCCATCCTGATGCGGGTGAAGAGCGACCTGGTGCCCCTGCTGGTGGCGGCCGCCCGGGGCGACCTGGCGGACGTGCCGCTGGAGCTCGACCCGCGGGCCGCGGTGGGCGTGGTGCTGGCCGCCGAGGGCTACCCGGGCCGGGTCACCACCGGCGACGACATCAGCGGGGCCGAGGCCACCTTCGCCCCCGACATCCAGGTCTTCCAGGGCGCCACCACCCGGGACGCCGAGGGGCGCCTGTGCACCGCCGGGGGGCGGGTGCTCACGGTCTGCGGGCTGGGCGCCGGGCTCGACGACGCCGCCCGCCGCGCCTACGGGGCGGTGGCCCAGCTGCGCTTCCGCGGCATGCAGTTCCGCAAGGACATCGGGGTGACCACGTGA
- the purH gene encoding bifunctional phosphoribosylaminoimidazolecarboxamide formyltransferase/IMP cyclohydrolase, giving the protein MVRRALLSVSDKTGLVPFAKRLAALGVELLSTGGTQKALVEAGVPVTSVGDFTQAPEILGGRVKTLHPRVHGGILYRRGLASDEADVAARDIPPIDLVVVNLYPFREAVAAGKAFAECVEEIDIGGPTMVRSAAKNMAHVGVVVDPADYPRVAEELEAGRALSEATRFDLMKKAFAHTAAYDAAISEYLTARATPAAAPAHFPATLGAVFTKVQDLRYGENPHQAGAFYRAGREPEEPTVAFASILQGKELSYNNLLDLEAAIAGVKEFEGPAAVVIKHNTPCGVSLGATPGEAFARARACDPVSAFGGIVALNRPVDEAAARELTDLFLECVIAPAYDPGARALLAAKKNLRLLESPRLGQPRASWRRRPEEGRELRSITGGVLVMDRDLGAVRREDCKVMTRRAPTEAEWRDLLFAWKVVKHVKSNAIVFAAGDRTVAIGGGQTSRVESVKTAVMKAQLPVRGASVGSDAFFPFADGVEEIIKAGATAIIQPGGSMRDAEVVAAADAAGIAMVATGMRHFRH; this is encoded by the coding sequence ATGGTCCGCCGCGCCCTGCTCTCGGTCTCCGACAAGACCGGTCTCGTCCCCTTCGCGAAACGGCTCGCCGCCCTGGGCGTCGAGCTCCTCTCCACCGGCGGCACGCAGAAGGCGCTGGTCGAGGCCGGCGTGCCGGTCACCTCGGTGGGCGACTTCACCCAGGCCCCCGAGATCCTGGGCGGGAGGGTCAAGACCCTCCATCCGCGGGTGCACGGCGGGATCCTCTACCGGCGCGGGCTGGCCTCCGACGAGGCCGACGTGGCGGCCCGTGACATCCCGCCCATCGACCTGGTGGTGGTGAACCTCTACCCGTTCCGCGAGGCGGTGGCGGCCGGCAAGGCCTTCGCCGAGTGCGTCGAGGAGATCGACATCGGCGGACCGACCATGGTCCGCAGCGCCGCCAAGAACATGGCCCACGTGGGCGTGGTGGTGGACCCGGCCGACTACCCGCGGGTCGCCGAGGAGCTGGAGGCCGGGCGGGCCCTCTCCGAGGCCACCCGCTTCGACCTCATGAAGAAGGCCTTCGCCCACACGGCGGCCTACGACGCGGCCATCTCCGAGTACCTCACCGCCCGCGCCACCCCGGCCGCGGCGCCGGCCCACTTCCCCGCCACCCTGGGCGCGGTCTTCACCAAGGTGCAGGACCTGCGCTACGGCGAGAACCCCCACCAGGCCGGCGCCTTCTACCGGGCCGGGCGCGAGCCGGAGGAGCCCACCGTGGCCTTCGCCAGCATCCTGCAGGGCAAGGAGCTGAGCTACAACAACCTCCTCGACCTGGAGGCCGCCATCGCCGGCGTGAAGGAGTTCGAGGGCCCGGCCGCGGTGGTCATCAAGCACAACACCCCCTGCGGCGTGTCGCTGGGCGCCACCCCTGGCGAGGCCTTCGCCCGCGCCCGCGCCTGCGATCCGGTCTCGGCCTTCGGCGGCATCGTGGCGCTCAACCGGCCGGTGGACGAGGCGGCCGCCCGCGAGCTCACCGACCTCTTCCTCGAGTGCGTCATCGCGCCGGCCTACGACCCCGGCGCCCGCGCCCTGCTGGCCGCCAAGAAGAACCTGCGCCTGCTGGAGTCGCCGCGGCTGGGCCAGCCGCGCGCCAGCTGGCGGCGCCGCCCGGAGGAGGGGCGCGAGCTGCGCTCCATCACCGGCGGCGTGCTGGTGATGGACCGCGACCTCGGGGCGGTGCGCCGCGAGGACTGCAAGGTCATGACCAGGCGCGCCCCCACCGAGGCGGAGTGGCGGGACCTCCTCTTCGCCTGGAAGGTGGTCAAGCACGTCAAGTCGAACGCCATCGTCTTCGCCGCGGGCGACCGGACCGTGGCCATCGGCGGCGGGCAGACCAGCCGCGTCGAGTCGGTCAAGACCGCGGTCATGAAGGCGCAGCTGCCGGTGCGCGGCGCCAGCGTCGGCTCCGACGCCTTCTTCCCCTTCGCCGACGGCGTGGAGGAGATCATCAAGGCCGGCGCCACGGCCATCATCCAGCCCGGCGGGTCGATGCGCGACGCCGAGGTGGTGGCCGCCGCCGACGCCGCCGGGATCGCCATGGTGGCGACCGGCATGCGCCACTTCCGCCACTAG
- a CDS encoding TldD/PmbA family protein has translation MGEELERSSARLALEGFERPYYLGYQLREVSSHEVSGRYGAVMDDLSRRDRTLFVEVRVGSHQLDSSGSAEEVLVLGGEQPTWYAPKDAPLDDDPQALRSALWLLTDERYKEALASWFKKRSRQVYRRDEPDRAPSFSREEPSRHLDAPLPFPFDRERWRRAVRDTSRAFRDQPHVFDAQVRVTAEKQVRWLVTSEGTRLVTEQALYAVHLAAVARADDGQLLDGGRDFYAPSEAGLPGPAALAEAARAVAAELLALRRAPAIDPYTGPAILEPEATGVLFHEAVGHRLEGERLDDDKEGQTYQGQIGQPVLPGFLSIVDDPTLAAAGGVALNGTYAFDDQGVPAQRTQLVKDGRLVGFLLSRKPVRPFERSNGHGRAQGSRQAVARMANLVVESSRRLPRAELKRLLMEEARRQGKPYGLLIRDITGGNTNTMSFGYQAFKGTPRLVSRVDATTGEETLVRGVELVGTPLSSVNKVLATGDEVRVFNGFCGAESGYVPVSTVAPAALVGEIELQRVARASERGPILPSPWQVAPPNSVPTSVPNSVPTSTPTSTPTPTPTSTPTSTSTSTPTPTPTPAPTPAPLPPPSPTAP, from the coding sequence ATGGGCGAGGAGCTGGAGCGGTCCAGCGCCAGGCTGGCGCTCGAGGGGTTCGAGCGCCCCTACTACCTGGGCTACCAGCTCCGCGAGGTGTCGTCCCACGAGGTGAGCGGCCGGTACGGCGCCGTGATGGACGACCTGTCGCGCCGCGACCGCACCCTCTTCGTGGAGGTGCGGGTCGGCAGCCACCAGCTCGACTCCTCGGGCAGCGCCGAGGAGGTGCTGGTGCTCGGCGGGGAGCAGCCGACCTGGTACGCGCCCAAGGACGCGCCGCTCGACGACGACCCGCAGGCGCTCCGCAGCGCCCTCTGGCTGCTCACCGACGAGCGCTACAAGGAGGCGCTGGCCAGCTGGTTCAAGAAGCGCTCCCGCCAGGTCTACCGGCGAGACGAGCCCGACCGCGCGCCCAGCTTCTCGCGCGAGGAGCCGTCGCGCCACCTGGACGCCCCCCTCCCCTTCCCCTTCGACCGGGAGCGCTGGCGCCGCGCCGTGCGCGACACCTCGCGGGCCTTCCGCGACCAGCCCCACGTCTTCGACGCGCAGGTCCGGGTCACCGCCGAGAAGCAGGTCCGCTGGCTGGTCACCAGCGAGGGGACCCGGCTGGTCACCGAGCAGGCGCTCTACGCCGTGCACCTGGCGGCGGTGGCGCGGGCCGACGACGGCCAGCTGCTCGACGGCGGGCGCGACTTCTACGCCCCCAGCGAGGCCGGCCTGCCCGGCCCCGCCGCGCTCGCCGAGGCGGCGCGCGCCGTGGCGGCCGAGCTGCTGGCGCTGCGCCGCGCGCCCGCCATCGACCCGTACACCGGCCCGGCCATCCTGGAGCCGGAGGCCACCGGCGTGCTGTTCCACGAGGCCGTGGGCCACCGCCTGGAGGGCGAGCGGCTCGACGACGACAAGGAGGGGCAGACCTACCAGGGCCAGATCGGCCAGCCGGTCCTGCCCGGCTTCCTCTCCATCGTGGACGACCCCACCCTGGCCGCGGCCGGCGGCGTGGCCCTCAACGGCACCTACGCCTTCGACGACCAGGGCGTGCCGGCGCAGCGGACCCAGCTGGTGAAGGACGGCCGGCTGGTGGGGTTCCTGCTCTCGCGCAAGCCGGTGCGCCCCTTCGAGCGCTCCAACGGCCACGGGCGCGCCCAGGGGTCCCGCCAGGCGGTGGCGCGCATGGCCAACCTGGTGGTGGAGTCGTCCAGGCGGCTGCCGCGCGCCGAGCTGAAGCGCCTCCTCATGGAGGAGGCGCGCCGCCAGGGGAAGCCCTACGGCCTGCTCATCCGCGACATCACCGGCGGCAACACCAACACCATGTCGTTCGGCTACCAGGCCTTCAAGGGCACGCCGCGGCTGGTCTCGCGGGTGGACGCCACCACCGGCGAGGAGACCCTGGTGCGCGGCGTGGAGCTGGTGGGCACGCCCCTCAGCAGCGTCAACAAGGTGCTGGCCACCGGCGACGAGGTGCGCGTCTTCAACGGCTTCTGTGGCGCCGAGAGCGGCTACGTGCCGGTCTCGACGGTGGCGCCGGCCGCGCTGGTGGGCGAGATCGAGCTGCAGCGCGTGGCCCGCGCCAGCGAGCGCGGGCCCATCCTGCCGTCGCCGTGGCAGGTCGCGCCACCGAACTCGGTCCCGACCTCGGTCCCGAACTCGGTCCCGACCTCGACCCCGACCTCGACCCCGACCCCGACCCCGACCTCGACCCCGACCTCGACCTCGACCTCGACCCCGACCCCGACCCCGACCCCGGCCCCGACCCCGGCCCCACTCCCACCCCCGAGCCCGACCGCCCCGTGA
- a CDS encoding LptF/LptG family permease — protein sequence MGRLDRYLAKEILLPFGAALLFLVQILLVTQILARADILFGAGVSAADLGGVVLALLPHFLGYVMPVSFLLGGILGTGRLADDREIMAIGAAGLSPVRLVRVPVVIGLALAGLGTWLSLEVEPAGLREAQLRFNELIKQNVTANVRAGTFFEEIPQFTVYAEQVGPEGWTNVLISDRTDPAAPMLALARRGRLEPVGAGEEMRLVLEAGELHREEAQAEEYVLAAFRRAAVSLGLGTAITDKNVLSGSTKAMSSAELAERARPAPGRPEPARLAAEVALHRRLASPLAVLGFALMAVPIAAMRRGGRAAGIGAAVAGVLAHYLLLRGGEVLAERGVLPPALALQLSTVVLVAVGLGLCWLLARRGPGAVR from the coding sequence GTGGGCCGGCTGGACCGCTACCTGGCGAAGGAGATCCTGCTGCCCTTCGGGGCGGCGCTCCTGTTCCTGGTGCAGATCCTGCTGGTCACCCAGATCCTGGCCCGCGCCGACATCCTCTTCGGCGCCGGCGTCTCGGCGGCCGACCTGGGCGGCGTGGTGCTGGCGCTGCTGCCGCACTTCCTCGGCTACGTCATGCCGGTCTCCTTCCTGCTGGGCGGCATCCTCGGCACCGGCCGGCTGGCCGACGACCGGGAGATCATGGCCATCGGCGCGGCCGGCCTCTCGCCGGTGCGCCTGGTGCGGGTGCCGGTGGTCATCGGGCTGGCGCTGGCGGGGCTGGGCACCTGGCTCTCGCTGGAGGTGGAGCCGGCCGGGCTGCGCGAGGCGCAGCTGCGCTTCAACGAGCTCATCAAGCAGAACGTCACGGCCAACGTGCGGGCCGGCACCTTCTTCGAGGAGATCCCCCAGTTCACCGTCTACGCCGAGCAGGTGGGGCCGGAGGGCTGGACCAACGTGCTCATCTCCGACCGCACCGACCCGGCGGCGCCGATGCTGGCGCTGGCGCGGCGTGGGCGGCTCGAGCCGGTGGGGGCGGGCGAGGAGATGCGGCTGGTGCTGGAGGCGGGCGAGCTGCACCGCGAGGAGGCCCAGGCCGAGGAGTACGTGCTGGCCGCCTTCCGGCGCGCCGCGGTCTCGCTGGGGCTGGGCACGGCCATCACCGACAAGAACGTCCTCTCGGGCTCCACCAAGGCCATGAGCTCGGCCGAGCTGGCCGAGCGGGCCCGCCCGGCGCCGGGGCGCCCCGAGCCGGCGCGGCTGGCCGCCGAGGTGGCCCTGCACCGCCGCCTGGCCTCGCCCCTGGCGGTGCTGGGCTTCGCCCTGATGGCCGTGCCCATCGCCGCCATGCGGCGGGGCGGCCGGGCGGCCGGCATCGGCGCGGCGGTGGCGGGGGTGCTGGCCCACTACCTGCTGCTGCGCGGCGGCGAGGTGCTGGCGGAGCGCGGGGTGCTGCCGCCCGCCCTGGCGCTGCAGCTCTCCACGGTGGTGCTGGTGGCGGTCGGGCTGGGGCTCTGCTGGCTGCTGGCGCGGCGCGGCCCGGGGGCGGTGCGGTGA
- a CDS encoding DNA-binding protein produces the protein MSEAKRSEGPSEPVDGEAPERRRSKTMSRKEIARDLRRQRQSGVPDPDLDAVMREIEAGRPRERAECATGPRPCMFISCKHHLYLDVNPSTGSIKLNFPDKEVWELEHTCALDVADKGGITLEEVGAIMNLTRERIRQVETRGLLKLRAIAEDEPRSGKPGLDRPDGAR, from the coding sequence ATGAGCGAAGCGAAGCGGAGCGAGGGCCCGTCGGAGCCGGTGGACGGCGAGGCGCCCGAGCGGCGTCGGTCGAAGACCATGTCGCGCAAGGAGATCGCGCGCGACCTGCGGCGGCAGCGCCAGTCGGGCGTGCCGGATCCCGACCTGGACGCCGTCATGCGGGAGATCGAGGCGGGGCGGCCCCGGGAGCGCGCCGAGTGCGCCACCGGCCCGCGCCCCTGCATGTTCATCTCCTGCAAGCACCACCTCTACCTGGACGTGAACCCGTCCACCGGGTCGATCAAGCTCAACTTCCCGGACAAGGAGGTCTGGGAGCTCGAGCACACCTGCGCGCTCGACGTCGCCGACAAGGGCGGCATCACGCTGGAGGAGGTGGGGGCCATCATGAACCTCACCCGCGAGCGCATCCGGCAGGTCGAGACCCGCGGGCTGCTCAAGCTCCGGGCCATCGCCGAGGACGAGCCCCGCAGCGGCAAGCCCGGGCTCGACCGACCCGACGGCGCGCGCTGA
- the purE gene encoding 5-(carboxyamino)imidazole ribonucleotide mutase, protein MGSDSDWEVMAEARKALLEMGVDSEVHVSSAHRTPARTGELARQAAGRGIQVIICGAGAAAHLAGVVAAETGLPVLGVPLAASDLKGLDALLAIAQMPAGVPVGTLAIGKAGARNAGLLAARILALGDPAVAEKVREQRARMALEVEAKDAALQAKLAGT, encoded by the coding sequence ATGGGGTCGGACTCGGACTGGGAGGTCATGGCCGAGGCCCGCAAGGCGCTGCTCGAGATGGGCGTCGACAGCGAGGTGCACGTCTCCTCGGCCCACCGCACGCCGGCCCGCACCGGCGAGCTGGCCCGCCAGGCGGCCGGGCGCGGCATCCAGGTGATCATCTGCGGCGCCGGGGCGGCCGCCCACCTGGCGGGCGTGGTGGCGGCCGAGACCGGGCTGCCGGTGCTGGGCGTGCCGCTGGCGGCCAGCGACCTGAAGGGGCTCGACGCCCTGCTGGCCATCGCCCAGATGCCGGCCGGCGTGCCGGTGGGGACCCTGGCCATCGGCAAGGCCGGCGCTCGCAACGCCGGGCTGCTGGCGGCGCGCATCCTGGCGCTGGGCGACCCGGCGGTGGCCGAGAAGGTCCGCGAGCAGCGCGCCCGCATGGCCCTGGAGGTCGAGGCCAAGGACGCCGCGCTCCAGGCCAAGCTGGCCGGGACCTGA
- a CDS encoding LptF/LptG family permease has product MILARYVATRAALAFLAALTGVVAVFLVVDFVDNAHVIRGSGWVLAALELYANKAAVVAAQMAPAAMLLGAAVATSGLRQTREWTALRSVGLGPWRLALPMVATALLVAVVMGGLHDLVGVHAAQRAEEISATRFGRGGSYRRWMAWQEPKRWFRGADGRRIYHLRGALPGGGFERVTVLEVTPGFHLARRVDAVRMEPAEDGAWRLADVEERTFGPDGESRVERWAERLFRFDEPPGSFELTPGRPSQLSHAVLSTQIDLRRRLGQPSAEFELERANRMAYPLSAVPGVLLAVALALRRSRRGHVSVSLLEAVGVSLLLWGAQGVCMALGLSGRLSPMVAAWTPDLLFLAVGTLAVRRAA; this is encoded by the coding sequence GTGATCCTGGCGCGCTACGTGGCGACCCGCGCGGCCCTGGCCTTCCTGGCGGCCCTGACGGGCGTGGTGGCCGTGTTCCTGGTGGTGGACTTCGTCGACAACGCCCACGTCATCCGCGGCAGCGGCTGGGTCCTGGCGGCGCTGGAGCTCTACGCCAACAAGGCGGCGGTGGTGGCGGCGCAGATGGCGCCGGCGGCCATGCTGCTGGGGGCGGCGGTGGCCACCAGCGGCCTGCGCCAGACCCGCGAGTGGACCGCGCTCCGCTCGGTGGGGCTGGGGCCGTGGCGGCTGGCGCTGCCCATGGTGGCCACGGCGCTGCTGGTGGCCGTCGTGATGGGTGGGCTGCACGACCTGGTGGGGGTGCACGCGGCGCAGCGCGCCGAGGAGATCTCGGCCACCCGCTTCGGCCGCGGCGGCAGCTACCGGCGCTGGATGGCCTGGCAGGAGCCCAAGCGCTGGTTCCGCGGGGCCGACGGCCGGCGCATCTACCACCTGCGCGGCGCCCTGCCGGGCGGCGGCTTCGAGCGGGTCACGGTGCTGGAGGTGACCCCCGGGTTCCACCTGGCCCGCCGGGTGGACGCCGTCCGCATGGAGCCGGCCGAGGATGGGGCCTGGCGCCTGGCCGACGTGGAGGAGCGGACCTTCGGGCCCGACGGCGAGAGCCGGGTGGAGCGGTGGGCCGAGCGGCTCTTCCGCTTCGACGAGCCGCCCGGCTCCTTCGAGCTGACGCCGGGCCGCCCCTCCCAGCTCAGCCACGCGGTGCTCTCGACCCAGATCGACCTGCGCCGCAGGCTCGGGCAGCCCTCGGCCGAGTTCGAGCTGGAGCGCGCCAACCGGATGGCCTACCCGCTCTCAGCGGTGCCGGGCGTGCTCCTGGCCGTGGCGCTGGCGCTGCGCCGCAGCCGGCGGGGCCACGTCTCGGTCTCGCTGCTGGAGGCGGTGGGCGTGTCGCTGCTGCTGTGGGGCGCCCAGGGTGTCTGCATGGCGCTGGGCCTGTCCGGGCGGCTCTCGCCGATGGTGGCGGCCTGGACGCCCGACCTGCTCTTCCTGGCGGTCGGGACCCTGGCCGTGCGCCGGGCCGCCTGA
- a CDS encoding MerR family transcriptional regulator, giving the protein MDFLSDAELDHLERERAAGITSGEVVRLFEARGARLSASTFRKYVQLGLLPRSRRVGRKGKHTGSTGLYPVAVVRRIALVKRMMAEGYTVEDIRGSFVTVRNQLEDVEQGLADLVAAIAARAKVHPRRRQFAVELGRAEREARAALRRLERVGGAVTSIGAAEAAGSRSPGAGAASVGR; this is encoded by the coding sequence ATGGATTTCCTCTCCGACGCCGAGCTGGACCACCTGGAGCGCGAGCGCGCCGCCGGCATCACCAGCGGCGAGGTGGTGCGGCTCTTCGAGGCGCGGGGGGCGCGGCTGTCGGCGTCGACGTTCCGCAAGTACGTGCAGCTCGGGCTGCTGCCGCGGAGCCGGCGGGTGGGGCGCAAGGGCAAGCACACCGGCTCGACCGGGCTCTACCCGGTGGCGGTGGTGCGCCGCATCGCGCTGGTCAAGCGGATGATGGCGGAGGGCTACACCGTGGAGGACATCCGCGGTAGCTTCGTCACGGTCCGCAACCAGCTCGAGGACGTGGAGCAGGGGCTGGCGGACCTGGTGGCCGCCATCGCCGCCAGGGCCAAGGTCCACCCGCGGCGGCGCCAGTTCGCGGTGGAGCTGGGCCGGGCGGAGCGCGAGGCCAGGGCGGCGCTGCGCCGGCTGGAGCGGGTGGGTGGTGCGGTGACCTCGATCGGGGCGGCGGAGGCCGCCGGGTCGCGGAGTCCGGGCGCGGGGGCCGCGTCCGTCGGGCGGTGA